One Aegilops tauschii subsp. strangulata cultivar AL8/78 chromosome 7, Aet v6.0, whole genome shotgun sequence genomic window carries:
- the LOC109779428 gene encoding protodermal factor 1, whose translation MGSKMLLVTALLVGIASQSYATRSLDGNHLADQKYGGGGYGGGGGGSGGGGGYGGGGSGGGGGYGGGGGGGYGGGGGGYTPMPTPSTPSHSGSCDYWKGHPEKIIDCIGSLGSILGSLGEVCHSFFGSKIHTLQDALCNTRTDCYGDLLREGAAAYINAIAAKKEKFAYTAYQVKECVAVGLTSEFAAAAQAAMLKKANYACHY comes from the exons ATGGGCTCCAAGATGCTTCTGGTCACCGCTCTCTTGGTGGGCATAGCCTCTCAGAGCTATGCCACCAGGAGCCTTGACGGAAACCACTTGGCTGATCAGAAGT acggcggcggcggctacggaGGTGGCGGTGGGGGCTCCGGAGGTGGTGGTGGCTACGGAGGaggtggcagcggcggcgggggtggctatggaggaggcggcggcggtggctacggaggaggaggcggcggttACACACCGATGCCAACACCGTCGACCCCCAGCCACAGCGGATCCTGCGA CTACTGGAAGGGCCACCCGGAGAAGATCATCGACTGCATCGGCAGCCTGGGCAGCATCCTGGGCTCCCTCGGAGAGGTGTGCCACTCCTTCTTCGGCAGCAAGATCCATACCCTGCAGGACGCGCTGTGCAACACCCGGACCGACTGCTACGGCGACCTGCTGCGCGAGGGCGCCGCCGCCTACATCAACGCCATCGCCGCCAAGAAGGAGAAGTTCGCCTACACCGCCTACCAGGTCAAGGAGTGCGTCGCCGTCGGGCTCACCTCCgagttcgccgccgccgcgcaggCCGCCATGTTGAAGAAGGCCAACTACGCCTGCCACTACTAG